From the genome of Populus alba chromosome 10, ASM523922v2, whole genome shotgun sequence, one region includes:
- the LOC118045469 gene encoding transcription factor BHLH089 isoform X1 produces MDPPAMMNEGGPYSLEEIWQFPINGSGRGHFDLLNLEQRAAASVRKRRDVDDDDSSKPTTNGLLHCDGKRLKTSGSKDEDHHRHHDSKDEAEPSSGKHVEHKTQPPEPSKQDYIHVRARRGQATDSHSLAERARREKISERMKILQDLVPGCNKVIGKALVLDEIINYIQSLQRQVEFLSMKLEAVNTRMNPGIEVFASKDFGQAFDTAGMAFGSQAPREYSRGTSPEWLHMQVGGGFERTS; encoded by the exons atggATCCGCCTGCAATGATGAATGAAGGAGGTCCTTACAGTTTGGAGGAGATCTGGCAATTTCCCATTAACGGGAGCGGAAGAGGGCACTTTGATTTACTTAATTTAGAGCAGAGAGCAGCAGCTTCTGTCAGGAAACGTCGcgatgttgatgatgatgattcttCAAAACCCACTACCAACGGACTTCTG CATTGTGATGGTAAGCGGCTCAAAACATCAGGGAGTAAAGATGAggatcatcatcgtcatcatgaTTCTAAAGATGAAGCAGAACCCAGTTCAGGCAAGCATGTGGAACACAAAACTCAACCACCAGAGCCATCAAAACAAGATTATATCCACGTACGAGCAAGAAGGGGTCAAGCTACTGATAGCCACAGTCTAGCTGAAAga GCTAGGAGAGAAAAGATAAGCGAAAGGATGAAAATTCTTCAGGATCTAGTCCCAGGCTGTAACAAG GTTATTGGCAAGGCCCTGGTCCTTGACGAGATTATCAATTACATCCAATCATTACAACGTCAGGTTGAG TTTCTATCAATGAAGCTTGAAGCAGTGAATACGAGAATGAACCCTGGAATTGAAGTCTTTGCTTCTAAAGAT TTTGGACAAGCTTTTGACACTGCTGGCATGGCATTTGGTTCTCAAGCCCCGAGGGAATACAGTCGTGGTACATCACCAGAATGGTTGCATATGCAGGTTGGTGGTGGTTTTGAAAGAACGTCATAA
- the LOC118045469 gene encoding transcription factor BHLH089 isoform X2: MDPPAMMNEGGPYSLEEIWQFPINGSGRGHFDLLNLEQRAAASVRKRRDVDDDDSSKPTTNGLLRLKTSGSKDEDHHRHHDSKDEAEPSSGKHVEHKTQPPEPSKQDYIHVRARRGQATDSHSLAERARREKISERMKILQDLVPGCNKVIGKALVLDEIINYIQSLQRQVEFLSMKLEAVNTRMNPGIEVFASKDFGQAFDTAGMAFGSQAPREYSRGTSPEWLHMQVGGGFERTS, from the exons atggATCCGCCTGCAATGATGAATGAAGGAGGTCCTTACAGTTTGGAGGAGATCTGGCAATTTCCCATTAACGGGAGCGGAAGAGGGCACTTTGATTTACTTAATTTAGAGCAGAGAGCAGCAGCTTCTGTCAGGAAACGTCGcgatgttgatgatgatgattcttCAAAACCCACTACCAACGGACTTCTG CGGCTCAAAACATCAGGGAGTAAAGATGAggatcatcatcgtcatcatgaTTCTAAAGATGAAGCAGAACCCAGTTCAGGCAAGCATGTGGAACACAAAACTCAACCACCAGAGCCATCAAAACAAGATTATATCCACGTACGAGCAAGAAGGGGTCAAGCTACTGATAGCCACAGTCTAGCTGAAAga GCTAGGAGAGAAAAGATAAGCGAAAGGATGAAAATTCTTCAGGATCTAGTCCCAGGCTGTAACAAG GTTATTGGCAAGGCCCTGGTCCTTGACGAGATTATCAATTACATCCAATCATTACAACGTCAGGTTGAG TTTCTATCAATGAAGCTTGAAGCAGTGAATACGAGAATGAACCCTGGAATTGAAGTCTTTGCTTCTAAAGAT TTTGGACAAGCTTTTGACACTGCTGGCATGGCATTTGGTTCTCAAGCCCCGAGGGAATACAGTCGTGGTACATCACCAGAATGGTTGCATATGCAGGTTGGTGGTGGTTTTGAAAGAACGTCATAA